TCGGTCCTGAGCAGGGCCTGATAGGCTTCCTGGCTCTTTTCCGCCAGGAAGGGGAGGAAGGGCTCGGCGGGGTCCTTCTTCGGCGGGGTGTGGCGGTGGTTCGCGGTGGTGATGGCGGCACCAGCGAGGAGGAGTTCGAGATTGTAGGTGGCGTTGGCGAGGTTCGCGTATTTTTGCGCGATGGTTTCGCCCTGCTCGGTCATGCGGAACTCGCCGCTCATCGAGCCGTGAGGAAGCGAGGCCATGAACCAATGGGTGGGACCCGCGCCGCGCGAGATGGTGCCGCCGCGGCCGTGGAAGAAGCAGAGCTTCACGCCGCGCTCATTTCCGGTGACGGTGAGGGCTTCCTGTGCCTGATGGAGTGCCCATTGGGCGGCGAGGATGCCGCAGTCCTTATTCGAATCCGAATAGCCGAGCATGACCTGCTGGCTGGGCTTGCCGCCATTGGCGCGCTTTTCGTTGGTCTTGATGGTGAGCGGATGATCGAGGAAGGCACCGAGGATGCCGGGCGAACGATCGAGATCGTCCATGGTCTCGAAGAGCGGAACCACTTCCAATGCGCACCAGGAGCCGGTGGCATCGTGCTCCATGAGTCCTGCCTCACGGGCGAGGAGGAAGACGCCGAGGAGGTCCGAAAGCTGGCGGGTCATCGAGACGATGAGTGCGCCGAGGCCGGCATCGGTCCACTCTTTGCGGTGTTTCGCGAGGACGCGATAGCAATCGAGGACCGCGTCCGCTTCCTCGCCGATGCGGGCGGAGTCGTGGAGGAAGGGGCGGGGTGACTTGAGCTCCTCCGTGAGGAAGGCGAGGCGCTTTTCCTCGGTCCAGGAGGCGTAGTTCCCGCCGTCTTCCAAGCCGGCGGCGGCGAGGAGGCGGGAGATGGCCTTGTCGTGGAACTCGGAATTCTGGCGGACATCGAGGAGGGCCAGGTGGAAACCGAAGATTTCCAGCTTCTGGCGGAGCGGGCGGAGGTACTGCTCATCGATGAGCGAGCAGCCGACGCCGCGGATGCCATCGGCGAGGAGGCCGAGATCGTTATCGAGGTCCTTCGGCGAGTTGTAGCCGGGATGGCCATCGATCTGGCGCTGGAGGCGCGCGGCGATGAGGCCGGAGAGGTGGCGCCAAGGTTCCTCATGATAGCGATCGTGGAGATCGTTGGTCAGGTCTTCGTCGCCGAAGGAGAAGGTCAGCTCGTCGATGCGGCGCTCAAGGGCATCCGGGATTTCATTGAGCTGGCGGGAAAGGGTGAGTTGTCCGGCGACTTGTTCGAGCTCGCGCTTGAGGAGCTGGAAGGAAGCGCGGCGGAGCATCTCGAGGGCTTTCTCGGTGACTTCCGGAGTGACGAGCGGGTGGCCATCGCGGTCGCCGCCGATCCAGGTGCCGAAGGAGAGGCGCGGGATATTGCCTGCGGCGCGGAGCATTTCCTGAGGGAAGCCGGCATTTCGCCATGCCTCGGTGAAATGAAGGTCCAGGCGATTGAGCGCGGAAGGGAAGAGGTCGCGGAGGTAGTGGATCGCATCGCGCAGCTCGCGGTAGATGTCCGGCCGGACGAGGTGGATCTCGCCGGTGCGCCAGAGGGTTTCGAGGGCGGTGACGATGCGCTCGCGGATGCGGCGGCGCTCGCGATCGGTGTATTTCGGATACTCGTTGCGGACGAGCTCCTCATAGAGGGCGCGGTGGCGTTCGCGAACGGAGGCGCGCTTTGCTTCGGTGGGGTGGGCGGTGAGCACCGGCTGGACGTCGACGTCTGCGAGTACGGCGAGGATTTCCTGCGGGCCGAGGCCGAGCGCGGACATATCGCGCAGTGCTTGGGGCCAGAGGCCGCGGATGGAGTCGGCACCGAGGACCTTTTCGCGTTCACGGCGGGTGGCGGCGGCGACGCGCTCTTCCACCATGTTCAGGAGCTGGAAACCGATCGAGTAAAGTTGCTGGGTGCCTTCCGGCGGGTGGTTTTCCGGGACGGTGCCGGACCATGGGAGATAGGGAATCAGGGAATCTTCGCCCAAGCTCTTCAATGCGTCGCCAAGGCAACCCACGAGGAATGAAAGGGTTTCGTCGATCAGTTCAAATCCTTCGAGGCGGAGTTGCTCGCGGGTCGGTGGGAGCTCGGTCATCGGCGCGGCCAGTGAAGCAGCCGGAGTGCCGGGGCGGGAAGCGGAATGCGCGGCGGAGTGTCATGGGGCGAGCCGGGCCGCCCGCTTACTCTACCACGCAAGGCAGCAGGACGGCGTCGCGCATGCCGTGGATTTTCTTTTTATCCGCGGGGGCGAGGGTAGCGAGGGCGCCGGCGATGGAGGTCTGGCCTTGGTCGTCGGTGAAGTAGTAGGGGCAGAGGCGGACGCGGCCCTTTAGCATTTCGATGCTGCCGTCCTCGCGGAAGACAGGGTGTTCGACGACGCGGCCCTCGCGGAATTCCTGCATGATCCAAGGCTGCTGGTCGAAGTCCGCCATGGCGGCGTGGACTTTCTCCGACCACTCGGCCTGCGAGAGATCGTGGCCGATGTGGACGCCGCGGGAGCCCCAGGCAGTTTCGTGGAAGCCGCTGATCTTGAGAACAAGACGGCGCTCCTTCTGGCTGAAGCGGGCGACCTCTTCCCAAGAATTGACGCCGAGGACCGGCAGTGCGGCCTGCGGGGGGAGCGGGGCGGGATCGACGACCCAGCCGTGGGGGACGATTTCCTTCACGCGGGTGAGGTGGCTGCCGCGGAGGGATTGCTCCCAGATTTGCTTGAGCGCCGGAGTCCAGAGCAGGGCGAGCCAGAGCTTGTCCTCAAGATGAGGTTTGGCTGGTGGGGTCAGGGAGATTTCGCCGGTGGCAGAGGCCTCGGCGAGGCGGCGGGCAGCGGGGATGGATTCCCAATCGAACCACTCGAAGAAGCGGTAGAGGGCGCGGCCATCCGGCTCGTATTCCTCGGCGGATTCGACGGTGCGGCCGCCGCCGGTTTCCCGGGCGAGCCATTCCATTTCCCGGCGGTAGTCGGTGGATTCTTCCGAGAGGAGGATCGCGCCGTTTTCCGGGAGGACCGAGGAGAAGCCGAAGATCATGCCGTCCCGGCCGCCGATCACGGGGAAACCGGCATCCGCGTAAAGGCGGGAGAGCCATGCGGTGATGCCAATGCCGCCGGGAACCGAATCGAGCTCGGTGAGCGCGAAGCCGCCGCCTTCGGTCATGATCAGGTCCGGGCGGATGACGCGGGGCAAGGTGCCGCGGGAGGCGGGCTCCTTTTGGAGGGCGGCGAGCCAGGCGGGTTTCCCGGTATCGAGGGTCTCGGCCATCCATTTCGGCAGCTTGCCGGTGGCGCTGCGGCGGTAGAGTTCGTCGCAGACCTGTTGGAACTGGGCGAGCGGGTGGCCGAGGGTCTTTAGGAAGCGGCCTTCCGCCTTGGTGAGCTTCAGGGGCTCTGGCGAGTAGCGCCAGCCGCCGTCGAAAAGCCCGCCTTCGGGCATGGCGGCGGTGATTTGTTCGAGAGTCAGGCTCATTGCAGGGAGCGCAGCGCGCCGCGGATCAGTTCTTCGGTGGTGGCGGCGGGCTGCTCGTCGAGCACCTTGCGGACGGCTTTCCTCGCCTCGACCTGCTTGTAGCCGAGGGCCATGAGGGCGAGTTCGGCATCCGCGGTGGCCGGCGCGATCTGGCCGCTGGCGACTTCCTGCCAAGTATCGGCGACGCCCACCTTGTCCTTGAGTTCCAGGACGATGCGCTCCGCGGTCTTCTTGCCGAGACCCTTGATTTTGGAGAGTTCGGCGATCTCCCCGCCGACCACGCAGGCCTTGAATCGACCGGCGGGCATCCCATTGAGCACCGCGAGCGCAACCGAAGGTCCCACGCCGCTGACGCGGTCGATCAGGAGCAGGAAAATGTCGCGTTCTTCCTCCGTGGCAAAGCCGTAGAGGGTGTGGACCATGTCCCGAGGGCTAACGTTGAGGTGGGTGCGGAGATCCACCGAAACTCCTTCAGCGGCATGGATCCGGTCGAAGGTGGAAAGCGGTACGTGAACCTCATAACCTACTCCTCCCACATCCACCACGAGGCGATTCGGATACGCCTCCAGCACCTTCCCACGCAACCTTGCGATCATCGTGCGGCCAGCTTGGACCGGCTCCGGCAACTGCCAAGGGCGAAGTTCCGTCATTCCCGGGTGCCCTGCCGGGGTGAGGAATCCGGCCGATTCCCGGGGCGAAAACCCCGCTTTACAAGGGGGATGCCGCCCATATAGTGCGCGCCCCATGATTGTCTCTGCCGTTAATTGGCTCTCGATCAGCATCAACCTGCTGCTCGCCATTTTCGTGATCGTCTGCGTCCTGATGAGCATGATCATCCTGATGCAGCGCCCGAAGAACGAGGGCCTCGGCGCGGCATTCGGATCCGGCGCCACGGACCAGCTCTTCGGAGCCCGCACCACGAACGTGCTGCAGAAGGCCACCGTCTATCTCGCCAGCTTCTTCTTCGTGCTGACACTGACCTTGGCCGTCCTGATCCAGAAGAAGAATTCGAGCAATCCGACCCTGATCGCCAAGGTGGCGCCGGCTGCAGTGGTCGCCGAGCCCGCGAAGCCGACTTCGATCGCGGACGAAGCGGAGAAGGCCGGTGAAAAGCCGCTGGAGCCTGAAGCCGTGACTCCGCCCGCTGAAGCACCTGCTTCGGCTCCGGAAAACGCGACCACTCCCGAGACCACCCCGGCCCCGGAAACCACCCCAGCGCCCGAGACGGCTCCGGAAACCAAGCCGGAAAGCGCTCCCGCCGAGCAGACCCCGCCGCCTGCCGACGAGCAAAAGGCTCCCGAGGGACAGTAAGCCCACGGACAATTTTCCAGGGCGCGTGGCGATTTCGCCGCGCGCCCTTTTCTTTTCAGCGAGATCCGTTAGATTTCGCCTTGGACTTGGACCTGAGCCCCGCTTGATTGCACCCGGACATGACGCTTGATGCCGAGCTTCCCGCATGGGCGCGGGACGACGCCTTTCCCGAAGCCGGACCTGGTTGGGGTTGGGTGGACCGGAAGGGAAATCGCTTTGATTGCGATAGCTTCGCGGCGCTGTCCCGCGTGATCAGCGAGGATCTGGCGGCGCGCGTAGATCTGGTTTGGACCCCGGATTCGCCGGGCCTGGTGCTGCCGGAAGAAATCTCGGAGCTGCATCCCGCACTAAAAATGGCCCGCATCCGCTGGGCGGAGTGGGACATTGAGGAGGGGAGGCGGCAGATGACGATTTTCGGCATCGCGTTTGTCGTTTTGTTGGTTTTCGGCGGATTGAAGATCGAGCGCATTCTGTCCAATGGCACGCTAGGCCTTGCCGCGCTGTTGTTTGTGATTCTGGGGCTGTTTCCTTGGTATAAGGGCCGGAAGCGCCTGCAGCGGGCGCGGAAATGGGCGGCAGGGGAAATGATCGCGGACGCCCCGGCATTGAGGTTCGAGACTTGGCTCGCGATCCAGAAGGCACCGGTAACGAGGCTTCTCTTGGGACTGATGGTATTGGCCGGTCTTACCCAGGTCGTCGTCGAGATCCACGCCTTCAATCAACGCCACTCCCTGCACGGCTTCGCTTCATTCCTCGCCTTGATCAATGTGATCCTGCACCTCGGAGCGCTTGATGGCGGCGGCCACGTGACGGTCGGCAATGCCGGGTTGTCGAAAGGAGCGCTGTTCGAGTGGTGGCGGTTGTGCACGGCCCCCTTCCTCCACGGACACTGGCTCCACTGGCTGATGAATGCCTCCGCGCTCGCCTATTTGGGCAAGCGGGTGGAAACTTTCGCGCGCTGGCCCCATCTGGTGATGGTGTTCCTGATTTCCGCATGGATTGGCGGCGAGGCTTCGGCGCGCTTCACCTCGGTCCCGTCCGTAGGCGCCTCCGGCGGCCTGATGGGTTTGCTGGGTTTCCTGCTGGTCTTCGAAACCCTGCACCGGACCCTGGTACCGGAAAGCTCACGCCGACGCTTGCTCGCGGGCGTGGTCTTCACGGGTATCATCGGCTTTCTCTTCCGGCATTTCATCGACAATGCGGCGCACGTCGGCGGTTTGGTCGCCGGGATGGTCTATGCCGCCTTCGTTTTTCCACGCTCTTCTTCGCCGCATCGTCCACGGACGACCATGGTGGATGTGGTGCTCGGAGGGGCTGCCTTGGGACTCGTGGTCTCTGCCGCGATCTTCGCGTGCATCAAGATGGTCTGAGCCGGCTCACCCGGTTTGCTTGGCGGGGCCTTCGGGAAGCACGGAGTAGAATGCGGGCGGCTTGCAATCGTGGAGCATGTATTGCCGCATGAAGCGGACGAGGCCGCGGCTGTATTTCCGGCGTGTGAAGGCTCCGGATGCCATCGAGGCAATGTGCTTGGTCATGTGCCGCTCCATGAAGCCGATGCCCGGCCAGCCCTTGAAGCGGGCGGAGAACTTCGTGCCGGTCTCGAAGAGGGCGAAGATGCCGCCGTCATAGAAGTGGCGGATGAGTTCACGCCAGCTCTCATGCCAATCGTGAAGCTCTTCTTCGGCTGCCTTGAAGCCCGCGGCCATCAGGTTCGGCTGGTTGAGAACGGCCTTTCCCTTCGAGAAAACGTGCTCGTCGAAGAGCCGCGCGGACTCGAGGGCCATGAAAAGGCCGGGTGAAAGCATGGGGTCCACGAAGCCGAAGGAATCGCCGCACGACGCCCAGCCGGGACCGTGACCACGATCCGAGACCAGCTGGTAGTTCGTGTAAGTCATCACCGGCGTCACGCGGCGTGCGTTTTTCGAGTGCTCACGGAGCAGCGGCTCGTTTTTCAGTGCGTAGTCGAGGCGTTCCTCCGGCGTCTCGCCATAGGTCTTCGCCGCGTCCTTGTGAACGACGATCCCGACCGAAAGGCGGCCGGGCAGCGGAATGCGCCAGCTCCAGCCATGGTCGAGGATACTTATGACAACCTGACCGGCAGGTTCGAAGTCGTGATGGAAGTTTTCGAAGTGTGCGAAGTAGGCAACATCGCTGCGTTCTCCGCTCTTCGCGCCGATTCCCAGCGTGCGTGCGAAGACCCGGGCGCGGCCGGTGGCATCGATGAGAAAGCGCGGATGCTCCGTTAGTCCGGCGGCAGCGAGGGTCTCCGGGATGAGCTGGATCTCGCGATCTCCCTCGCCTTTCTCGACCGTGGCGCGATGAGTGATGAATTTGACGCCGAGTTCCTCCGCGCGTTCGCGAAGTGTGTCGTCGAATTGCGGGCGCGGGATGTTGTAGGCGTAGGTTGGCAGGAATTCCGCGATCGGCCCGAAGTGGAAATCGATCCGGCTGCCTTCACGGTGGAGGAAGCTGACACCCGGCTTGTGCTGCGAATAGGAGGCCACCCTTTCTTCGATTCCCAAGCGGCGCATCACCGGCACCGTGGCAGGAACGAGGGATTCGCCAACCAACAAGCCGGGGCGTTTTGCATCGTCGAAGACGAGGACTTTGAAGCCGCGCTGGGAGAGGAGGGCAGCAAGCGTGGAGCCGGCAGGTCCGGCACCCAGGATCGCGAGGTCGGGCGTCATTCGTGCGGAGAATTTCCCAGCGTGACCGCTTCGCGAAGCGAAAAACCCCGGGATGCATCGATGGTGGCAAATTTGCGGAGGACTTGCTAAGAAAGATCCTCGTCCCGGGTCTCTGCTACTGAACCTTCAACCGGATTTGTTCCGCCATGAAAGCGTCACGTATCGCGATCTTCGCTGTCATGCTGCTGGGAATCGTGTTTCTCGCCATCGAGAACCTGCGGCTGAAAGCGAAGGTGGCAGGGCTGGAATCCGGAAAATCGCAGGTGCTGCAGGATGCTTTGCCGGTCCGTCAGAAGACCCAGCCACCTCCTCTTTCTCCATCAGGAAGTGAAGCCGCCCAAGCGAAGCAGGGTCCCCTGTCTTCGAAACCATCTTTGCCGAATGGGAAGGTCGAGCAGCGGATGGAGAAGGACCGGAGAGTGGTGGAGGATGAGGAGGCGAGGCTCGAGTCCATGAGGCAATCGCAGGTGGCCGAAACCTCAGCCTTGTCTTTGGCGCTGAAGTCGGCGCAGAGGGAAAAGATCGAACATTGGACCGGAGGCGACAAGCGGAGCTGGGGCCACGAGCAAGCAGCAGGAAGTCCGGATACCGATGCGGCGGGCGATATTCCCTCGGCTTGGGCATCGAAGGCACCGGATGGCGGGGAAGAGTGGATCAAGCTCGACTACGATCGCTTCGTGGAGCTGGACAAGGTGAGCGTGGTGGAGAGCCACAATCCGGGCGCGATCAGCAAGGTGGTCGCGGTGCTTTCAGATGGAAATGAAGCGGTGATCTGGGAAGGGCAGATGGATGCATCCGAGCAGAACGAGCTGGTGGTCTCGGATTTTCCCGTCGTGAAGGATCTCCGGGCGCGGAGCGTGAAGGTGTATCTTGATACGACCCGCGTGCCGGGGTGGAACGAGATTGATGCGGTGCAACTGGTGGGGAAGGACGGGAGCAAACAGTGGGCGAGCGCTTCTTCGTCGAGCAGCAGCTATGCAGACCCGTGAGGAGGAAACACGGCACTAGCTTACCCGCTTCAGCTTTCCCGAGGCAGTAAGCGGCAAGGATTCCACCACCTTGAATTGCATGGGCACCTTGTAGGCGGAAAGAAGGGTGCGGCAGTAGCGCTGGAGTTCGATCGCCTTTGGCGGGAGCGCGGGGTCGCTGGGGATGATCTCGGCGATGGGGATTTGTCCCATCTGCGGATGTTCGCGACCGAGGACGCGGCTGCGAATGATGCCCGGGTGCTCATTGAGCACCCGTTCAACTTCCTCGGGGAAGACCTTCATGCCAGCGACGTTGATCACGGATTTCTTCCGGCCCATGAGGAAAAGGTCGCCATCTTCATCCCTCCGCACCAGATCGCCGCTGGCAAACCAGCCATCATTGAGGTGGGTGGGATTCCACGGCACCAGATAGGCATCTAACAGGCCCGGGCCGCGGACGTGAAACTCACCAGGCTCGCCATCCGGAGCTTGGAGGCCTTCCTCATCGAGCAGGGCCACCTCGTAAGATGGGAGTGGCCTTCCAAGTGAGGTGGGCTTGCTTCCCGCCGCCTCCAGATTGAGGACGGAGAGGCCGACCTCGATGATGCCGAGTCCTTGGTGCAGGGGTTTGGCAAAACGCTTCTCGAAGGCGATCGCGGTGGGCTCTGGCAGGGCGGCTGCAGTGGCTACGGCGAGACGCAAGGAAGGCCACATGAAGCCGCTCTTGTCCCCGGAGAGCATCGCGAAATGAAAGGGCGAACCATAGATGACGGTTGCTTCCTCTCGTGCAGCGGTGGCCAGGATGTCCTCGCGGAGAGGCGAGTGTTCCAGCACCGTGGTCGCTCCGAAATAAAGGTAGAGCACGATCGATACCGCGAAGTGATGCGCCATCGGCAGCATCCACAGGACGCGATCCTGCTGCCCGATCCGCAGGCCTTCATTCGCGGCGGTAATGCGCGCGAGGAGTGTCTCATGGGAGAGCACCACGCCCTTGCTGGTGCCGGTGGTGCCGGAGCTGAAGCGGATGAAGGCTGGATTGAGCGCTTGGAATCCGTCCTCCGGAAACAAGAGGGTGCCCGATGCGCAGCGGTGCAGTTTCCAGCCGGTACCATCCGATTCGGAAGCAGCGACGACGGTTTCCTCACCGTGCCACGGCAAGTCATCGGCTGCGAGGATCAGGTCCAGTGCGGTGATGGATGCGATCTCCGTGCGCTCGCTTTCCGTGAGTTCCTCTGCCAAGGGAACCAAGCAGGCATCGGCGAGCAACAAACCCATCGAAAGCACGATGTAGGAGACGCCATTCGGGCATTGCAGGCCGACCCGCGGGATGCGACCGGGGCTGCCGTGCGCGCGCATGATGGTCGCGATCTGCCGGGCTTGATCGAAAAGCTCGCCGTAGGTAACGCGCCGCTCGCCGCTGGTGACGGCGACGGTCGCGGGGTCATGGCGACGGGCAATTTCCTCGATCAGATTCACGGCAGGGGTGCTCCCAGGTCTTCAGAAAGTGTCTCCTTCAGCAGTTCCAGTTCCAGCGGGGAGAGGCAGCCGTCCTTCCATGAGAGCGTGAGGGCAAGCTGCCCTTCATGCTCGGAAAAGAAAATGCCGATTCCCGGCGGCGCACTTACCGAGGGCACGTGGTAGCCATTGGCAATCCGGCAGCCGAACATCGAATCGACGCCGGGAAGAAAGGCTCCGGTGTGCGAATGGAAGAGGCTGCAGATTTCCCCGCGCATGTAGATGAAGGCCGGCAGATTGTAAAAACGGGAGGGGCAGCGCTCCATCATGCGCATGAGGGCATGCATCGCCACGGGCAGCTTCCTCCGCATGAAGTCCGCGTATTTGCGGTAGAGCGCGCTGGTAGCAGGCTTCAGCTCTGCCAGGTCGTCCGCGGTGAGCAGGACGGTGTAGGGCGTCATGTGATTGCTGAAGAGCGGGCGTTTGGCGGGGTCGCTCTGGCGCTGGACGGGAAGCGTGAGGAGGATCGACGCTTCTTCGTCGGGAAAGCGGGCGGAGATCACCGCCTGCACCGCACGTGCCGCGCACGATGCAAAGTACGGGAGAAGTAGTAGCTCGCCGGCGGTGGCAGCCATCTTCGCGCGGATGGCTGCCGTCTCCGCCCTGTCAAAGGTGGTCACGTGGAAGCGGCTCTTTCCCGGGCGTGCGCCCTTGCGGTGCAGGGAGCGCGGGCGCCACTTGGGGAACTTCCGCATTTCCTCGATCATCGGGTAGGCTTGCTTGTAGAGCTCCGAGACCGGACTCGCGTGCGTGGCTGCGGGCGGGGATTCGGCGGAGAGGTTGGCCTCGGCGGCCAGCAGTTGCAGCAGCTTCGTCATGCCCACGGCATCCATGAGCGAGTGGCTCCATGCCAGCACCAGTGCCCACCGGGCGGTGGAGAGGGGAAGGACATGGAAGATAAGATTCGGACCCGAAGCGTGGATATCGATATCCGTGCCATTGATCACTTGCCCGATGAGCTCATCGAGGGAAGGGATGCCTTCACCTGCGGTGGCGGCACCCGGCAGATGCCAGAGCTTCACCGGCACCGCTTCGCGCGAAGCGAGGTCGGTGCGCCAGCGGGCGATCCAGTCCTTCTTGCTGCGTTCGTTCCTCGCATGGAGGATGGGGTGGTTTTTTCCCAGCTTCTCCGCGACCCGCCGGATCCGCTCCAAATCGGGCGTGCCCTCCAGTTCTAACACGGTGGCGGCCAGATGTCTCCCTTGGGATGTCCGGCGCATCAGGCTTTCCAAGCCGAGCAGGAAGCCATCGCTGCACGTGGTGTGCAGGGCGGGGGAAGTCGGGGAGGCCGGCACGGTTCGGAAGTCAGCGGCTGGCGGCGGCCTGTTTCCCGGCGACAAGGGCGGCAATCTTTTCGCCGGTGGAGAAATTCTCGCGGGACAGATCGGCCGGATCGATGGCCACGGCGAACTTTTCCTCGATGGCGAGAAGGAGCTGCATGATGCCCATGGAATCAAGTCCCGCAGCGAAGAGATCACTCTGCGGGGTCAGCGGGTCCGACGTATCGAGGATTTCGGTGCGAACGATTTCGATCAATTCCTGTTCCATGCGGCGGGGGGAGCATAAGGCGAGAATCGGAGCGTTCAATACCACGTTCGATGCCTTTGAGCGGAAGGGTTGCACCGGGGCCCGGATTGACTGCGGCGGGGGCGCGGGCTAAAGGGCCCGCAGTTTTCGCGGGATGTCGATCTACTACCTCTGCTTTTTCACGGCGGTCATCCACCTGATCGCGACGCTTTCCTACGGGGTGCGCATCGCTGGTGCCCGGACGGGCAAGGTGGCCTTCTGCCTTTCCATCTTCAACATCCTGGTCCTGGTCTCGCGGACCTCGAACACGTTGCTGACGCCGACCCTCTCGAAGCGGGTGGAAGTGGCGGTCGAGCGAACGCCGGATGCAGCGGCTGCCATTTTGAGCCATGATTTCCAGCTGCTCATGCTGTCGGCCAGCGTCGCCACCTTGGTGGGAGCCACGCTGATCCCGAGCTTCCAGCGTTACATGACCAGCGTGGTCGGCTCATTCGATCGTTTCCCATCGCTGCCACGGATGGTGAAATTTGCCCTGAGCAAGCCCGGGATTGCCGCGCTCGGTTCTGCCGCGGCCGTCCCTTCGAAGGCAAACTTTGGTTTCCTCGGTACCGCCTACCGTTTGCCGTGGAATATCTTCACGATGAACGTGATCGGATCCGGCCTGCTGGCCACGGGGGTCCTGAGTTCGCTCTACGCCGGGGTCTTCGCCCCGGAGTTGCGGATGACCACCTCGAACTTGTCGGCGGTGGTGAATTTCGCGGGCACGATCATGCTTTTCGCCTTTGTGGATCCCTATCTGTCCTACGTGACCGATGGGGCTGCGAAGGCCAGCGA
This portion of the Luteolibacter luteus genome encodes:
- a CDS encoding lipid II flippase family protein, which translates into the protein MSIYYLCFFTAVIHLIATLSYGVRIAGARTGKVAFCLSIFNILVLVSRTSNTLLTPTLSKRVEVAVERTPDAAAAILSHDFQLLMLSASVATLVGATLIPSFQRYMTSVVGSFDRFPSLPRMVKFALSKPGIAALGSAAAVPSKANFGFLGTAYRLPWNIFTMNVIGSGLLATGVLSSLYAGVFAPELRMTTSNLSAVVNFAGTIMLFAFVDPYLSYVTDGAAKASEGDAKLRAAVFGMAGSRLLGTVLAQVLMIPGAQLIVWIAKIIPS
- a CDS encoding rhomboid family intramembrane serine protease codes for the protein MTLDAELPAWARDDAFPEAGPGWGWVDRKGNRFDCDSFAALSRVISEDLAARVDLVWTPDSPGLVLPEEISELHPALKMARIRWAEWDIEEGRRQMTIFGIAFVVLLVFGGLKIERILSNGTLGLAALLFVILGLFPWYKGRKRLQRARKWAAGEMIADAPALRFETWLAIQKAPVTRLLLGLMVLAGLTQVVVEIHAFNQRHSLHGFASFLALINVILHLGALDGGGHVTVGNAGLSKGALFEWWRLCTAPFLHGHWLHWLMNASALAYLGKRVETFARWPHLVMVFLISAWIGGEASARFTSVPSVGASGGLMGLLGFLLVFETLHRTLVPESSRRRLLAGVVFTGIIGFLFRHFIDNAAHVGGLVAGMVYAAFVFPRSSSPHRPRTTMVDVVLGGAALGLVVSAAIFACIKMV
- the secG gene encoding preprotein translocase subunit SecG is translated as MIVSAVNWLSISINLLLAIFVIVCVLMSMIILMQRPKNEGLGAAFGSGATDQLFGARTTNVLQKATVYLASFFFVLTLTLAVLIQKKNSSNPTLIAKVAPAAVVAEPAKPTSIADEAEKAGEKPLEPEAVTPPAEAPASAPENATTPETTPAPETTPAPETAPETKPESAPAEQTPPPADEQKAPEGQ
- the ruvA gene encoding Holliday junction branch migration protein RuvA: MTELRPWQLPEPVQAGRTMIARLRGKVLEAYPNRLVVDVGGVGYEVHVPLSTFDRIHAAEGVSVDLRTHLNVSPRDMVHTLYGFATEEERDIFLLLIDRVSGVGPSVALAVLNGMPAGRFKACVVGGEIAELSKIKGLGKKTAERIVLELKDKVGVADTWQEVASGQIAPATADAELALMALGYKQVEARKAVRKVLDEQPAATTEELIRGALRSLQ
- a CDS encoding class I adenylate-forming enzyme family protein, producing MNLIEEIARRHDPATVAVTSGERRVTYGELFDQARQIATIMRAHGSPGRIPRVGLQCPNGVSYIVLSMGLLLADACLVPLAEELTESERTEIASITALDLILAADDLPWHGEETVVAASESDGTGWKLHRCASGTLLFPEDGFQALNPAFIRFSSGTTGTSKGVVLSHETLLARITAANEGLRIGQQDRVLWMLPMAHHFAVSIVLYLYFGATTVLEHSPLREDILATAAREEATVIYGSPFHFAMLSGDKSGFMWPSLRLAVATAAALPEPTAIAFEKRFAKPLHQGLGIIEVGLSVLNLEAAGSKPTSLGRPLPSYEVALLDEEGLQAPDGEPGEFHVRGPGLLDAYLVPWNPTHLNDGWFASGDLVRRDEDGDLFLMGRKKSVINVAGMKVFPEEVERVLNEHPGIIRSRVLGREHPQMGQIPIAEIIPSDPALPPKAIELQRYCRTLLSAYKVPMQFKVVESLPLTASGKLKRVS
- a CDS encoding phosphoenolpyruvate carboxylase, with translation MTELPPTREQLRLEGFELIDETLSFLVGCLGDALKSLGEDSLIPYLPWSGTVPENHPPEGTQQLYSIGFQLLNMVEERVAAATRREREKVLGADSIRGLWPQALRDMSALGLGPQEILAVLADVDVQPVLTAHPTEAKRASVRERHRALYEELVRNEYPKYTDRERRRIRERIVTALETLWRTGEIHLVRPDIYRELRDAIHYLRDLFPSALNRLDLHFTEAWRNAGFPQEMLRAAGNIPRLSFGTWIGGDRDGHPLVTPEVTEKALEMLRRASFQLLKRELEQVAGQLTLSRQLNEIPDALERRIDELTFSFGDEDLTNDLHDRYHEEPWRHLSGLIAARLQRQIDGHPGYNSPKDLDNDLGLLADGIRGVGCSLIDEQYLRPLRQKLEIFGFHLALLDVRQNSEFHDKAISRLLAAAGLEDGGNYASWTEEKRLAFLTEELKSPRPFLHDSARIGEEADAVLDCYRVLAKHRKEWTDAGLGALIVSMTRQLSDLLGVFLLAREAGLMEHDATGSWCALEVVPLFETMDDLDRSPGILGAFLDHPLTIKTNEKRANGGKPSQQVMLGYSDSNKDCGILAAQWALHQAQEALTVTGNERGVKLCFFHGRGGTISRGAGPTHWFMASLPHGSMSGEFRMTEQGETIAQKYANLANATYNLELLLAGAAITTANHRHTPPKKDPAEPFLPFLAEKSQEAYQALLRTEGFINFYRQVTPIDALENSRIGSRPARRTGKKGHSIADLRAIPWVFSWTQARFYLPGWFGVGSALEAMQKESPEQFEALREVLAHSTFLGYVFTNVETNLASANLDLMNEYAALVDDPELRKKFMDIIVAEFRRTQDLLEGLYKGRMDDRRPRMAKTLAIREAPLRVLHRQQIAILKQWRGLVADEKEAEAETMFPKMLLSINAIASGLRTTG
- a CDS encoding NAD(P)/FAD-dependent oxidoreductase — its product is MTPDLAILGAGPAGSTLAALLSQRGFKVLVFDDAKRPGLLVGESLVPATVPVMRRLGIEERVASYSQHKPGVSFLHREGSRIDFHFGPIAEFLPTYAYNIPRPQFDDTLRERAEELGVKFITHRATVEKGEGDREIQLIPETLAAAGLTEHPRFLIDATGRARVFARTLGIGAKSGERSDVAYFAHFENFHHDFEPAGQVVISILDHGWSWRIPLPGRLSVGIVVHKDAAKTYGETPEERLDYALKNEPLLREHSKNARRVTPVMTYTNYQLVSDRGHGPGWASCGDSFGFVDPMLSPGLFMALESARLFDEHVFSKGKAVLNQPNLMAAGFKAAEEELHDWHESWRELIRHFYDGGIFALFETGTKFSARFKGWPGIGFMERHMTKHIASMASGAFTRRKYSRGLVRFMRQYMLHDCKPPAFYSVLPEGPAKQTG
- a CDS encoding acyl carrier protein — encoded protein: MEQELIEIVRTEILDTSDPLTPQSDLFAAGLDSMGIMQLLLAIEEKFAVAIDPADLSRENFSTGEKIAALVAGKQAAASR